A portion of the Corynebacterium jeikeium genome contains these proteins:
- a CDS encoding dihydroorotase — MSNRNEYDEASYPEVGPLAAPARGQLLLKGVRPYGEGEDVDVLIEDGVIAEIGENLTAEDGVEVLEFDSLVLLPGLVDIHVHLREPGREDTETLATGSAAAARGGFTAVFTMANTAPVTDDPSIAESVWLKGQALNLCDVHPVGSITKGLKGETLTEFGMMADSQAKVRMFSDDGKCVDNPLIMRRAIEYARGEDVLLAQHCEDPRLTADASAHEGPTAARLGLTGWPRVAEESIVARDAIMARDYGGRMHICHASTEGTVELVKWAKEHDIPLTAEVTPHHLILTDEKLETYDGVYRVNPPLREQRDTLALRQALIDGIIDCVATDHAPHGSEEKCCEFEHAKPGMLGLETSMPIIAEEFVLKGDCDWRWLAKVMSERPAQIVKLPGHGRPIAVGEPANLTVVDPGKKWTVRGEDLASKSENTPYEEMEMAVSVAATVLRGKVTALNGEVAG, encoded by the coding sequence ATGTCGAATCGCAATGAGTATGACGAAGCCTCGTACCCCGAGGTAGGACCATTGGCAGCACCCGCACGGGGACAGCTGCTGCTGAAGGGTGTGCGTCCCTACGGTGAAGGCGAAGACGTCGACGTCTTGATTGAAGATGGCGTTATCGCTGAGATTGGAGAAAATCTCACGGCCGAGGACGGGGTAGAGGTCCTGGAGTTCGACTCCCTCGTTCTCTTGCCAGGCCTGGTTGACATCCATGTGCACCTGCGGGAGCCGGGCCGTGAAGATACGGAAACCCTGGCCACTGGTTCCGCTGCCGCAGCACGCGGTGGTTTCACCGCAGTGTTCACTATGGCCAATACCGCGCCGGTAACCGATGACCCCTCGATTGCTGAGTCGGTGTGGCTCAAGGGCCAGGCGCTGAACCTCTGCGACGTTCACCCGGTCGGATCCATTACTAAGGGGCTGAAGGGCGAGACGCTGACTGAGTTCGGCATGATGGCAGACTCGCAGGCGAAGGTACGCATGTTCTCCGATGACGGTAAGTGCGTTGACAATCCGCTGATTATGCGCCGCGCGATTGAATACGCCCGCGGCGAAGACGTATTGCTGGCGCAGCACTGCGAAGATCCGCGTCTGACCGCAGATGCATCGGCTCACGAAGGTCCGACCGCCGCACGACTCGGCCTGACCGGGTGGCCGCGCGTAGCTGAGGAGTCCATCGTGGCCCGAGATGCCATTATGGCTCGCGACTACGGCGGACGCATGCACATCTGCCACGCTTCCACCGAAGGCACGGTTGAGCTGGTCAAGTGGGCAAAGGAGCATGATATTCCGCTGACCGCCGAGGTTACCCCGCATCACCTGATCCTCACCGATGAGAAGTTGGAGACCTACGACGGCGTCTACCGCGTCAATCCGCCGCTGCGTGAGCAGCGCGACACCCTGGCTCTGCGTCAGGCTCTGATTGACGGGATCATTGACTGTGTCGCTACCGACCACGCTCCGCACGGCTCTGAAGAAAAGTGCTGCGAGTTCGAGCACGCTAAGCCCGGCATGCTTGGTCTGGAGACCTCGATGCCAATCATCGCCGAAGAGTTCGTTTTGAAGGGCGATTGTGATTGGCGCTGGCTGGCCAAGGTCATGAGTGAGCGTCCCGCTCAAATCGTGAAGCTACCGGGGCACGGCCGTCCGATTGCTGTCGGTGAGCCTGCCAACCTGACCGTTGTTGACCCGGGCAAAAAGTGGACGGTCCGCGGCGAAGACCTGGCGTCGAAGTCTGAGAACACTCCATATGAGGAAATGGAGATGGCCGTGTCCGTGGCAGCTACCGTGCTGCGCGGTAAGGTGACCGCTCTTAACGGAGAGGTCGCTGGATAA
- the pyrR gene encoding bifunctional pyr operon transcriptional regulator/uracil phosphoribosyltransferase PyrR: MSEGTPQTTELLNADEVARTIARIAHQIIEKTALDSPNAGRVVLLGIPSGGVPLAEKLADLIEQFSGIRPETGSLDITLYRDDLRKGPHRALQPTNIPNSGIDGTTVVLVDDVLFSGRTIRAALDAIADIGRPRVIQLAVLVDRGHRQLPIRADYVGKNLPTSRDEDVDVLVEALDGRDAVILTRAEEQ, encoded by the coding sequence ATGAGCGAAGGAACGCCGCAAACAACCGAGCTGCTCAATGCAGACGAAGTTGCACGTACCATCGCGCGCATCGCGCACCAAATTATTGAAAAAACTGCGCTGGATAGCCCAAATGCTGGGCGCGTAGTTCTCCTCGGTATTCCATCTGGTGGCGTACCGCTGGCGGAGAAGCTAGCCGATTTGATTGAACAGTTCTCCGGCATTCGCCCGGAAACTGGATCGCTTGATATCACCCTGTACAGGGATGACTTGCGCAAGGGCCCGCACCGCGCCCTGCAGCCCACGAACATTCCAAACTCCGGAATCGACGGCACCACCGTTGTTCTCGTAGACGATGTCCTCTTCTCAGGTCGCACAATTCGTGCCGCACTCGACGCTATTGCTGACATCGGTCGCCCGCGAGTAATTCAGCTTGCAGTGCTGGTTGATCGTGGTCATCGTCAACTACCAATTCGCGCCGATTACGTCGGTAAGAATCTGCCAACTTCCCGCGACGAAGACGTCGATGTGCTGGTAGAGGCACTTGACGGCCGTGACGCGGTTATTCTCACCCGGGCGGAGGAACAGTGA
- a CDS encoding carbamoyl-phosphate synthase large subunit, translating to MPRRTDINHVLVIGSGPIVIGQACEFDYSGTQACRVLREEGLRVTLVNSNPATIMTDPEFADSTYIEPIETKYIEKILAKEAAEGNPIDAVLATLGGQTALNAAIQLDREGILEKYNVELIGADIPAIQRGEDRQMFKDIVAKIGGESARSRVCHNMEEVHETVAELGLPVVVRPSFTMGGLGSGLAFNQEDLDRIAGGGLAASPEANVLIEESILGWKEFELELMRDGDDNVVVVCSIENVDALGVHTGDSVTVAPSMTLTDREFQTMRDQGIAILREVGVDTGGCNIQFAINPNDGRIITIEMNPRVSRSSALASKATGFPIAKIAAKLAIGYTLDEITNDITGETPAAFEPVQDYVIVKAPRFAFEKFPGADDTLTTTMKSVGEAMAIGRNYIGALGKVMRSLENKPAGFWTVPDEDFAGERANDVNAVLEDLKRPTEGRIYDVELAQRLGASIEQIHEASGLDPWFIAEMENLQDIRKELIDAPVLTSDLLREAKYWGLSDAQIAALRPELAGEDGVRELRWRLNIHPVFKTVDTCSAEFEAQTPYHYSAYELDPAAESEVAPQTEKEKVIILGSGPNRIGQGIEFDYSCVHAALELSRVGYETVMVNCNPETVSTDYDTADRLYFEPLTFEDVLEVYHAESQSGKVAGVIVQLGGQTPLGLAERLQAAGVPIVGTSPEAIDLAEDRGEFGKVLAEAKLPAPEFGTATSFAEARQVAAGIGYPVLVRPSYVLGGRGMEIVYDEATLEDYINRATELSNEHPVLVDRFLDSAIEIDVDALCDGEEVYLGGVMEHIEEAGIHSGDSACALPPMTLSAGIIDKVRESTKALAHGIGVKGLMNVQYALKDETLYVIEANPRASRTVPFVSKATSVPLAKAASRVMMGATIAELREEGMIPSNFDGGSLPADAPIAVKEAVLPFNRFRDFEGRALDSLLSPEMKSTGEVMGLADNFGAAFAKGELAGFGELPTEGTIFVSLANRDKRTLVFPILTLADMGFRILATEGTAGMLRRNGVECEVVAKRTTDSDAPTDERDIVDMIRDGEVDIIINTPSGSAGARSDGYEIRAAAVSQGVTCVTTAQGAVAALQGILALRNGEMSVKALQELHPAELAAQEQA from the coding sequence ATGCCACGTCGTACAGACATCAACCACGTACTGGTTATCGGCTCCGGCCCGATTGTTATCGGTCAGGCCTGCGAGTTCGACTACTCCGGCACCCAGGCTTGCCGCGTGCTGCGCGAAGAGGGCCTGAGAGTCACGCTGGTCAACTCCAACCCGGCAACGATTATGACTGACCCGGAGTTCGCAGACTCCACCTATATCGAGCCGATTGAAACCAAGTACATCGAAAAGATTCTGGCCAAGGAAGCTGCAGAGGGCAACCCGATTGACGCTGTCCTGGCAACTCTCGGTGGCCAGACTGCACTGAACGCAGCTATTCAGCTGGACCGCGAGGGCATTCTGGAGAAGTACAATGTCGAGCTGATTGGTGCTGATATTCCGGCCATTCAGCGCGGTGAGGATCGCCAGATGTTCAAGGACATCGTCGCCAAGATTGGTGGCGAATCCGCTCGTTCCCGCGTCTGCCACAACATGGAAGAAGTCCATGAGACTGTTGCAGAGCTCGGTCTTCCGGTCGTTGTTCGCCCTTCGTTCACCATGGGCGGTCTGGGTTCCGGTCTGGCCTTCAACCAGGAAGACCTCGACCGTATTGCAGGTGGCGGCCTGGCCGCATCGCCCGAGGCCAATGTTCTGATCGAGGAGTCCATCCTCGGCTGGAAGGAATTTGAGCTCGAGCTCATGCGCGATGGCGACGACAACGTCGTCGTGGTCTGCTCCATTGAAAACGTTGATGCCCTCGGTGTCCACACTGGTGACTCGGTGACTGTCGCCCCGTCGATGACTCTGACCGACCGCGAGTTCCAGACCATGCGTGACCAAGGCATCGCAATTCTGCGTGAGGTCGGCGTTGACACCGGTGGCTGTAACATCCAGTTCGCCATCAACCCGAATGACGGCCGCATCATCACCATTGAGATGAACCCGCGTGTCTCCCGCTCGTCGGCGCTTGCTTCCAAGGCAACTGGTTTCCCGATTGCAAAGATTGCTGCCAAGCTGGCTATCGGCTACACCCTCGATGAGATCACCAACGACATCACCGGTGAAACCCCGGCAGCGTTTGAGCCGGTGCAGGACTACGTGATTGTCAAGGCTCCACGCTTTGCTTTCGAGAAGTTCCCAGGTGCTGACGATACGCTGACCACCACCATGAAGTCCGTCGGTGAGGCCATGGCTATCGGCCGTAACTACATCGGCGCGCTCGGTAAGGTCATGCGTTCGCTGGAGAACAAGCCAGCTGGTTTCTGGACTGTTCCGGATGAGGACTTCGCAGGTGAGCGCGCAAACGATGTCAACGCTGTCCTTGAGGATCTGAAGCGTCCGACTGAAGGTCGCATCTACGACGTTGAGCTGGCTCAGCGTCTGGGTGCTTCCATCGAGCAGATCCACGAAGCTTCCGGCCTGGATCCGTGGTTTATCGCCGAGATGGAAAACCTGCAGGATATCCGCAAGGAGCTTATCGACGCTCCGGTGCTGACCTCCGACCTGCTGCGTGAGGCTAAGTACTGGGGACTGTCCGACGCCCAGATTGCTGCGCTGCGTCCGGAATTGGCCGGGGAAGACGGCGTGCGCGAGCTGCGCTGGCGCCTGAACATCCACCCCGTATTCAAGACTGTCGATACCTGCTCCGCCGAGTTCGAAGCACAGACTCCGTACCACTACTCGGCATACGAGCTGGACCCGGCTGCTGAGTCCGAGGTCGCCCCGCAGACCGAGAAGGAAAAGGTCATCATCCTCGGTTCCGGTCCTAACCGCATCGGCCAGGGTATTGAGTTCGACTACTCCTGTGTCCACGCGGCGCTCGAGCTCTCCCGGGTTGGGTACGAGACCGTCATGGTCAACTGCAACCCGGAAACGGTTTCCACCGACTACGACACCGCAGATCGCCTCTACTTCGAGCCATTGACCTTCGAGGATGTCCTCGAGGTCTACCACGCTGAGAGCCAGTCCGGAAAGGTCGCAGGCGTCATTGTTCAGCTCGGTGGCCAGACTCCGCTGGGCCTGGCGGAGCGTCTGCAGGCCGCAGGCGTTCCGATTGTCGGCACTAGCCCAGAGGCAATCGACCTGGCTGAGGACCGCGGTGAGTTCGGCAAGGTGCTGGCTGAGGCGAAGCTGCCGGCGCCGGAGTTCGGTACCGCCACCTCCTTCGCAGAAGCTCGCCAGGTTGCCGCTGGTATCGGTTACCCGGTGCTGGTCCGTCCGTCCTACGTCCTCGGCGGCCGTGGCATGGAAATCGTCTACGATGAGGCCACTCTGGAGGACTACATCAACCGCGCTACCGAGCTGTCCAATGAGCACCCGGTACTGGTTGACCGCTTCCTGGACAGCGCCATCGAGATTGATGTTGATGCACTGTGTGATGGGGAAGAGGTCTACCTCGGCGGCGTTATGGAGCACATTGAGGAAGCCGGTATTCACTCCGGCGACTCCGCGTGTGCGCTGCCTCCGATGACTCTGTCTGCAGGCATCATCGACAAGGTGCGTGAATCCACCAAGGCACTGGCACACGGCATCGGTGTCAAGGGCCTGATGAACGTTCAGTACGCACTCAAGGACGAGACGCTCTACGTCATCGAGGCCAACCCGCGTGCATCTCGTACCGTACCGTTTGTCTCCAAGGCAACCTCAGTTCCGCTGGCTAAGGCCGCGTCCCGCGTCATGATGGGCGCTACTATCGCGGAACTGCGCGAAGAGGGCATGATTCCGTCCAACTTCGACGGTGGCTCTCTGCCTGCTGACGCTCCGATTGCGGTTAAGGAAGCCGTCCTGCCGTTCAACCGCTTCCGCGACTTCGAGGGCCGCGCTCTCGACAGCCTGCTGAGCCCGGAGATGAAGTCCACCGGTGAAGTCATGGGCTTGGCAGACAACTTTGGTGCCGCTTTCGCCAAGGGCGAGCTGGCCGGTTTCGGTGAGCTGCCGACCGAGGGCACGATCTTCGTCTCGCTGGCCAACCGCGATAAGCGCACTCTGGTCTTCCCGATCCTCACGCTGGCGGATATGGGCTTCCGCATCCTGGCAACGGAGGGTACGGCCGGTATGCTGCGCCGCAACGGTGTTGAGTGTGAGGTCGTCGCAAAGCGTACGACTGATTCCGATGCGCCGACGGACGAGCGCGACATCGTCGACATGATTCGCGACGGTGAGGTTGACATCATTATCAACACCCCGTCCGGTTCTGCTGGCGCACGCTCTGACGGATATGAGATTCGCGCTGCTGCTGTGAGCCAGGGCGTAACTTGTGTGACCACCGCTCAGGGGGCCGTCGCCGCACTGCAGGGCATTCTGGCACTGCGCAACGGTGAGATGAGCGTTAAGGCTCTGCAGGAACTCCACCCGGCAGAGTTGGCTGCTCAGGAGCAGGCCTAA
- a CDS encoding carbamoyl-phosphate synthase small subunit: MSNESQAAAATAAVLVLADGRVFRGRGFGATGTTLGEAVFTTAMTGYQETLTDPSYHRQLIVATAPQIGNTGWNDEDYESRGNKIWAAGFIIRDLSRIPSNWRSERSLEDELKAQGIIGIRQIDTRALVRHLRDNGSIAAGIFSGEDAQQPVDKLVEIVRAQPAMKGADLAREVSTDEAYVVEPQGEKKARVVAYDLGIKSNTPRELAKRGLEVVVVPANTPYEDIKKEYQPDGVFLSNGPGDPATADEMVAVAKAALDDGMPLFGICFGNQILGRALGLNTYKLVFGHRGVNVPVKDHRTGRIFITAQNHGFALEGKAGESFDTPWGEAEVTHTCLNDDVVEGVALKNGMAFSVQYHPESAAGPHDAHSLFDDFLALIQKVDFNKSATGNSNK, from the coding sequence GTGAGCAACGAGTCGCAGGCCGCGGCCGCTACAGCGGCAGTCCTGGTATTGGCAGATGGCCGAGTGTTCCGCGGACGCGGTTTCGGCGCCACCGGTACAACCCTGGGTGAGGCAGTTTTTACCACCGCTATGACGGGCTACCAGGAAACCCTGACGGACCCGTCCTACCACCGCCAGCTGATTGTGGCTACCGCACCACAGATCGGCAACACCGGTTGGAACGATGAGGACTACGAGTCCCGCGGAAACAAGATTTGGGCAGCTGGCTTTATTATCCGCGATTTGTCGCGCATTCCCTCCAACTGGCGCTCGGAGCGCAGCTTGGAAGATGAACTGAAGGCACAGGGCATCATCGGTATCCGCCAGATTGATACCCGCGCGCTGGTTCGCCATTTGCGCGACAATGGCTCGATTGCCGCTGGTATTTTCTCCGGTGAGGACGCACAGCAGCCCGTCGATAAGCTGGTGGAAATCGTTCGCGCTCAGCCTGCGATGAAGGGCGCGGATCTGGCTCGCGAGGTCAGCACCGATGAGGCCTATGTCGTGGAACCGCAGGGGGAGAAGAAGGCACGTGTTGTGGCCTACGACCTGGGCATCAAGTCCAACACCCCGCGTGAGCTGGCTAAGCGTGGCCTGGAAGTCGTAGTTGTTCCGGCGAACACTCCGTACGAAGATATTAAGAAGGAATACCAGCCGGACGGTGTCTTCTTGTCCAACGGCCCGGGTGACCCGGCAACTGCTGATGAGATGGTTGCGGTCGCCAAGGCTGCCCTCGATGACGGCATGCCGCTATTCGGTATCTGCTTCGGTAACCAGATTCTTGGTCGCGCACTCGGCCTGAATACCTACAAGCTGGTCTTCGGTCACCGCGGCGTCAATGTTCCGGTGAAGGACCACCGCACTGGCCGTATTTTTATCACCGCTCAGAACCACGGTTTCGCACTTGAAGGCAAGGCCGGCGAGAGTTTCGATACCCCGTGGGGCGAGGCAGAGGTTACGCACACCTGCCTTAACGACGACGTCGTGGAAGGTGTCGCACTGAAGAACGGCATGGCCTTTTCTGTGCAGTACCACCCGGAGTCCGCAGCCGGCCCGCACGATGCGCACTCTCTCTTTGATGACTTCCTGGCGCTGATCCAGAAGGTCGATTTCAACAAGTCCGCAACCGGAAACTCGAACAAGTAG
- a CDS encoding aspartate carbamoyltransferase catalytic subunit gives MKHLISIADLTKDEIVGLMDEADRFKEVIRGREIKKLPTLRGRTIYNLFYENSTRTRSSFETAGKWMSADVINISASSSSVKKGESLKDTALTLDAIGGDAIVVRHPSSGAAQLIAKWTEEFGNGPSIINAGDGKHQHPTQALLDAVTLRQRLGGIEGRKVVIVGDILHSRVARSNADLLSKLGAEVVFVAPPTLLPFGIETWPVRVAYRMEDEIRDADAVMMLRVQQERMNGGFFPSHREYATRYGLSKAREKMLRDDCIVMHPGPMLRGMEINDAVADLPRTAVLQQVANGVHVRMAVLFTLLTSGVSANLEGQA, from the coding sequence GTGAAACACCTGATTAGCATTGCGGATTTGACCAAGGATGAAATTGTCGGCCTGATGGATGAGGCCGATCGTTTCAAGGAGGTCATCCGCGGTCGGGAAATTAAGAAGCTGCCGACCCTGCGCGGCCGCACTATTTATAACCTCTTTTACGAGAACTCCACGCGTACCCGCTCTTCTTTTGAGACTGCGGGTAAGTGGATGAGCGCCGATGTTATTAATATCTCGGCTTCCTCTTCCTCTGTGAAGAAAGGCGAAAGTCTGAAAGACACCGCGCTGACTTTGGATGCTATCGGCGGCGATGCCATCGTCGTTAGGCACCCATCGTCGGGCGCGGCACAGCTGATCGCCAAGTGGACTGAGGAATTTGGCAACGGCCCATCGATCATCAACGCGGGTGACGGAAAGCACCAGCACCCGACGCAGGCTCTCCTGGACGCGGTGACGTTGCGTCAGCGCCTCGGTGGAATTGAGGGGCGCAAGGTCGTCATCGTTGGCGATATTTTGCACTCTCGCGTCGCTCGCTCTAACGCCGATCTGCTAAGCAAGCTCGGCGCCGAGGTCGTCTTCGTCGCGCCACCGACGCTGCTGCCGTTTGGCATCGAGACCTGGCCGGTGCGTGTTGCCTACCGCATGGAAGACGAGATTCGCGATGCTGATGCCGTGATGATGCTCCGCGTTCAGCAGGAGCGCATGAACGGAGGCTTCTTCCCATCCCATCGCGAATACGCCACTCGCTACGGGCTGTCGAAGGCTCGCGAGAAGATGCTTCGCGACGACTGCATTGTGATGCACCCAGGCCCGATGCTTCGTGGCATGGAAATTAACGATGCCGTCGCTGATTTGCCGCGCACTGCCGTGCTGCAGCAGGTAGCCAACGGTGTCCACGTCCGCATGGCAGTTCTTTTCACACTGCTGACCTCAGGTGTTTCCGCCAACTTGGAAGGGCAGGCATAA
- the efp gene encoding elongation factor P: MATTADFKNGLVIKHDNKLQQIVEFQHVKPGKGPAFVRTKLKDVLTGKVVDKTFNAGVKIETATVDRRDMTYLYHDGEGYVFMDDKTYDQISILDAQMPEGAKFLLPETTCQVSFHEGNVLFAEMPVSVELKVEQTDPGLQGDRSTGGTKPATLETGAEIQVPLFIETGDVLKVDTRDGSYLSRVNH; the protein is encoded by the coding sequence TTGGCTACCACCGCAGATTTTAAAAACGGTCTAGTTATCAAGCACGACAATAAGCTTCAGCAGATCGTGGAGTTCCAGCACGTCAAGCCAGGTAAGGGTCCGGCATTCGTCCGCACCAAGCTGAAGGACGTTCTGACCGGCAAGGTTGTTGACAAGACTTTCAACGCTGGCGTCAAGATTGAGACTGCTACCGTCGACCGTCGCGACATGACGTACCTGTACCACGACGGTGAAGGATACGTCTTCATGGACGACAAGACCTACGACCAGATTTCCATCCTGGACGCTCAGATGCCGGAGGGTGCTAAGTTCCTGCTTCCGGAAACCACCTGCCAGGTGTCCTTCCATGAGGGCAACGTTCTTTTCGCTGAAATGCCTGTTTCGGTTGAACTGAAGGTTGAGCAGACCGACCCGGGTCTGCAGGGCGACCGCTCCACCGGTGGCACCAAGCCGGCAACTTTGGAGACTGGCGCTGAGATTCAGGTGCCGCTGTTCATCGAAACCGGCGACGTACTGAAGGTCGACACCCGTGACGGCTCCTACCTGTCCCGCGTCAACCACTAA
- a CDS encoding aminopeptidase P family protein → MTDISTNYAARRAALIDALSDNDCDGFLTVDPTHVGWLTGFHGSNAGLIVAASGEALLSTDGRYTVQAGKQAPDVELLTARNTGVALVGQCRKLDISRLGVESEFLTMAAYQELEDARPQALELVSTTGVVSKLREVKSDTELVALRHVADIAVCAFEDLLHDGIVVAGRTEREVAAELEYRMRMHGADRPSFDTIVASGPNSAKPHHGAEDRVIEAGDLVTIDFGAFAGGYNSDMTRTLFAGEAGTSSSENDPNNTSSDLDGAIVAGVEFADEKAREIYNVVLEAQLAGVKAAVPGADVVAVDAACRDIIEKAGYGEHFVHSTGHGIGIEVHEAPFAARTGKGKLAAGMTLTIEPGIYVPGFGGVRIEDTLIITDTEPEIITQLPKPRA, encoded by the coding sequence ATGACAGATATCTCCACGAACTACGCCGCCCGCCGAGCCGCTCTTATCGACGCATTGTCCGACAACGACTGCGACGGTTTCCTCACAGTCGATCCGACGCATGTTGGTTGGCTTACAGGTTTCCACGGCTCGAATGCTGGTTTGATTGTTGCGGCCAGTGGGGAAGCGCTGCTTTCCACCGACGGCCGCTATACGGTTCAGGCTGGCAAACAGGCACCGGACGTGGAGTTACTCACCGCCCGCAACACCGGCGTGGCACTCGTCGGTCAATGCCGAAAGCTGGATATCTCGCGTCTTGGTGTTGAATCTGAGTTCCTCACTATGGCCGCTTATCAAGAGCTAGAGGATGCCCGGCCACAGGCACTCGAGCTGGTATCGACTACGGGCGTCGTCTCTAAACTGCGGGAGGTCAAGTCCGATACGGAACTCGTCGCTCTGCGCCATGTCGCCGACATCGCGGTCTGCGCATTCGAGGACTTGCTTCACGACGGCATCGTGGTCGCCGGCCGCACGGAGCGCGAAGTCGCCGCAGAGTTGGAGTACCGCATGCGCATGCATGGCGCCGATCGGCCTAGCTTCGACACGATTGTCGCGAGCGGCCCGAATTCCGCCAAGCCACACCACGGGGCGGAAGATCGCGTAATCGAGGCAGGTGACCTGGTCACTATTGACTTTGGCGCCTTTGCCGGGGGCTACAACTCAGATATGACACGTACCCTCTTTGCCGGTGAGGCGGGAACGTCGTCAAGCGAAAACGATCCGAACAATACGTCGTCAGATTTGGACGGCGCGATTGTTGCCGGGGTGGAGTTCGCAGACGAGAAGGCCCGAGAGATTTACAATGTCGTGCTGGAAGCCCAGCTGGCTGGCGTAAAAGCGGCCGTGCCAGGGGCTGATGTTGTGGCTGTAGACGCAGCATGCCGGGACATTATTGAAAAGGCTGGTTATGGGGAGCACTTCGTTCATTCCACCGGCCACGGAATCGGTATTGAGGTGCATGAGGCTCCATTTGCTGCTCGCACCGGCAAGGGGAAGTTGGCAGCTGGCATGACGTTGACCATCGAGCCTGGTATTTATGTGCCGGGGTTCGGCGGTGTGCGCATCGAAGATACGTTGATTATCACCGACACCGAGCCGGAAATTATTACGCAGCTGCCGAAACCGCGGGCCTAA
- the pyrF gene encoding orotidine-5'-phosphate decarboxylase: MTAKAEGSAVRTVKGFGDRLSEVVAERGRLCVGIDPHPGLLDAWQLPHSADGLERFAATCVEAFGDIVAVVKPQVAFFEAYGSKGFAVLERTLADLKDAGALSIADAKRGDIGSTMAAYADAWLSDSSPLAADALTVSPYLGFGALDPAFSLALENGRGLFVLAATSNPEGASVQKATVSGESLAQTMVNQAAAINARQIDAGAKAGSIGVVVGATLDDAPVLSDLRGPILMPGVGAQGGTPADVDRLAGESKGLALPSISRAILSAGPDPAALRRATIEAAAPFLSES, from the coding sequence ATGACCGCGAAGGCTGAAGGTTCCGCAGTGCGGACAGTCAAAGGTTTCGGCGATCGCCTCAGCGAGGTTGTCGCCGAGCGCGGTCGGCTCTGCGTGGGCATCGACCCGCACCCGGGGCTGCTGGATGCCTGGCAGTTGCCGCATTCGGCTGACGGTCTAGAGCGTTTTGCCGCCACATGCGTCGAGGCGTTCGGTGACATCGTTGCCGTCGTCAAGCCCCAGGTGGCGTTCTTCGAAGCCTACGGTTCCAAGGGCTTTGCCGTCCTGGAGCGGACGTTGGCGGATCTGAAGGACGCCGGTGCGCTGTCGATTGCAGATGCCAAGCGGGGCGATATCGGTTCGACGATGGCTGCATACGCTGATGCCTGGCTGTCGGATAGCTCGCCGCTAGCCGCCGACGCACTGACGGTATCTCCGTACCTTGGGTTCGGTGCTCTTGATCCGGCGTTTTCGTTGGCGTTGGAGAACGGACGCGGCCTGTTCGTGCTGGCCGCAACGTCCAATCCGGAAGGTGCGTCCGTACAGAAGGCGACGGTTTCGGGTGAGAGTCTGGCTCAGACCATGGTCAACCAGGCAGCCGCTATTAATGCCCGCCAGATTGACGCTGGTGCAAAGGCGGGCAGCATCGGCGTTGTTGTTGGCGCAACGCTTGACGACGCCCCGGTGCTCAGTGACCTGCGTGGTCCCATTCTCATGCCCGGTGTGGGAGCTCAGGGTGGAACCCCGGCCGATGTAGATCGTCTGGCAGGGGAATCCAAGGGGCTTGCACTGCCAAGTATTTCGCGTGCAATTCTCTCCGCTGGGCCTGATCCTGCTGCGCTGCGGCGCGCAACTATTGAAGCTGCGGCTCCGTTCCTATCCGAGAGTTAA
- the nusB gene encoding transcription antitermination factor NusB codes for MTEKDHKSVETPDAQESAKVREPNYKRHGARYRARRRAVDLLFEAEQRGVDVVKLLEERLEMVRNPDLDVNPIAEYTEQIVRGVAAEIIGIDSTISSYLTEEWPLRRLPAVDRAILRLSTWELFYNSDVPPRVAVVEGVELASEYSTDVAAPYINAVLDAEAKIADQARLAAAAVSTSVGESQFDEAIQAQAAANEEADKALADSDEMAKITGLDMSDIAKLVAEDVAKSENGS; via the coding sequence ATGACTGAAAAGGATCACAAGTCCGTCGAGACCCCGGATGCGCAGGAGTCCGCGAAAGTTCGCGAACCTAACTACAAGCGCCACGGCGCGCGCTACCGTGCGCGCCGTCGTGCGGTAGATCTGCTATTTGAGGCCGAGCAGCGAGGCGTCGACGTCGTCAAGCTTCTTGAAGAGCGGCTGGAAATGGTCCGTAATCCCGATCTGGATGTGAATCCAATTGCGGAGTACACCGAGCAGATCGTGCGCGGTGTAGCTGCGGAAATTATCGGTATCGACTCGACGATTTCTTCGTACCTGACGGAGGAGTGGCCGCTGCGTCGCCTACCGGCAGTCGACCGTGCTATCTTGCGTCTTTCCACCTGGGAGCTGTTCTACAACTCCGACGTGCCTCCGCGTGTGGCCGTGGTGGAAGGCGTTGAGCTGGCATCGGAATACTCCACTGATGTGGCGGCACCGTACATCAACGCAGTTCTCGATGCCGAGGCCAAGATTGCCGACCAGGCACGCCTGGCAGCAGCAGCTGTTAGCACTTCGGTGGGCGAGTCCCAGTTCGACGAGGCTATTCAGGCACAGGCTGCTGCAAATGAGGAAGCTGACAAGGCACTGGCTGACTCCGATGAGATGGCTAAGATTACCGGCCTGGACATGAGCGATATTGCCAAGCTGGTGGCTGAAGACGTGGCTAAGAGCGAGAACGGGTCCTAG